A genome region from bacterium SCSIO 12844 includes the following:
- a CDS encoding patatin-like phospholipase family protein has translation MTTCKILSIDGGGIRGIIPAVILKCIEDEINTPIYEKYDIGAGSSAGALIMLQLNGLKLSATSILSNFTDHNMIGQMFHKRLFRFFSVFYGPIYDGTSKSKMIESILSIDRKFISIEKPTLITAYDLTNKQSVVFKSTGGSDSERNATIAQVADASSAAPTYFPPVKVGNDWLVDGGIAANDPCMCALSYALKLGHSLENIKILSLGTGLSKKQSNIRKKHVQDSDHWGKLSWLKHGIIDDLMRGNTTISEYQCRTLLGNNHLRINPDIETADPAMDNITEDNIKNLIDVGIKAYSQYREQIIGFLS, from the coding sequence TTGACTACATGTAAAATCTTATCGATTGATGGTGGTGGCATTCGCGGTATTATTCCAGCGGTTATTTTAAAATGTATCGAAGATGAAATAAATACACCGATTTATGAAAAATACGATATCGGTGCTGGTAGTTCTGCAGGCGCATTAATTATGCTGCAATTAAATGGATTAAAACTATCTGCAACAAGCATTTTATCAAATTTTACTGATCATAATATGATTGGGCAAATGTTCCATAAACGCCTTTTTAGATTTTTTTCAGTATTTTATGGCCCCATTTATGATGGTACTTCAAAGTCTAAAATGATTGAATCTATTTTAAGTATTGATAGAAAGTTTATTAGTATTGAAAAACCGACATTAATTACCGCTTATGATTTAACCAATAAACAATCTGTCGTTTTTAAAAGTACCGGTGGTAGTGACTCAGAAAGAAATGCAACCATTGCCCAAGTTGCTGATGCATCCAGTGCAGCACCAACTTACTTTCCTCCTGTTAAAGTTGGTAATGACTGGCTAGTAGATGGTGGTATTGCAGCAAATGATCCATGTATGTGTGCATTAAGCTATGCTTTAAAATTAGGCCATTCACTTGAAAATATTAAAATTTTATCACTGGGAACAGGTCTTTCAAAAAAACAGTCTAATATACGGAAAAAACATGTTCAAGACTCTGATCATTGGGGAAAGTTAAGTTGGCTTAAACATGGTATTATTGATGATTTGATGCGTGGTAATACAACGATTAGTGAATATCAATGCCGTACATTATTAGGTAATAACCACTTACGTATTAACCCTGATATTGAAACTGCAGACCCTGCTATGGATAATATTACAGAAGATAATATTAAAAATTTAATTGATGTTGGTATTAAAGCCTATAGCCAATATCGAGAACAAATTATTGGTTTTTTATCTTAG
- a CDS encoding IS5 family transposase, whose translation MFQRSMISFNVPPFLVDIVSAVTQQAKVIDFQELMIDATIVRAHACASGQILNGNKSYALGRSVGGFTTRIHAVADALGNPIIFRLTEGKEHDMLVAYQLLKYVKHTTALADKVYYSNKMKKMLNDNHCEVVIPSRSNAIIPHQFDKHIYKERYLIECFFSKIKQFRSVRFF comes from the coding sequence TTGTTTCAGAGATCTATGATAAGCTTCAATGTCCCACCGTTTTTAGTAGATATTGTAAGTGCAGTCACCCAACAAGCTAAGGTCATTGATTTCCAAGAGCTTATGATTGATGCTACTATTGTTAGGGCACATGCTTGTGCTTCTGGTCAAATACTTAATGGTAATAAGTCATATGCTTTAGGCAGAAGTGTTGGTGGTTTTACTACTCGAATTCACGCTGTTGCTGATGCATTAGGTAACCCTATTATATTTAGGTTAACTGAAGGCAAAGAACATGATATGCTAGTAGCTTACCAACTGTTAAAGTATGTTAAACATACAACTGCTCTTGCTGATAAAGTTTATTATTCAAATAAAATGAAGAAAATGTTAAACGATAATCATTGTGAAGTTGTTATACCATCAAGATCCAATGCCATTATACCTCATCAATTTGATAAGCATATTTATAAAGAAAGGTATTTAATTGAATGTTTCTTTTCTAAAATAAAACAGTTTCGTAGTGTGAGATTTTTTTAG
- a CDS encoding acyl-[ACP]--phospholipid O-acyltransferase, with protein MWNLFRTKRFLPLFIVQFLEALNDNLLKYAFIILITYTLNYETSTVNAINAIAGGIFILPYFILSAFSGQLADKYNKATLIRWIKVFEIAAMSIGGFGFYFQSTPILLFTLFLLGTHSTLFGPIKYSILPQHLKDKELVAGNALIEGGTFVAILTGTMLGSQLFPLHFGPEIVTTLGIVLAVIGLMTAFKIPPALPADKEIQLNPNIFASTYQIIKRTKSNRRVFMAILGISWFWLVAACYMTLFPAFVKDILGGTPTVFNFFIILFSIGIAVGALISNRIQRGEISARYVPLAALLMSSFMLLLYFASHIYTITHPNLTTDHLNLSEFLSSGTAWFVFLMTFFISITGGIYTVPLYAMIQHLSNEKECSRTIAANNIINALFMVIMSVFVAIWMQVFQMSIGSIFLILAILNFFVSIYICRLLPEDLFKSLAERLLKFFYRVEVKGIDHYKEVDDRALIIANHTSFLDALLLAVFLPQKPIFAINTFIAERWWVKIFLPLVDAYPMDPTNPMNLKGLINEIKKGKHCVIFPEGRLTMTGALMKVYQGPGVVADKAQAPILPIRIDGAMYTPFTRLKGKVKIRLFPKITLHILPPREFKLSDQLSLREKRKIASQELYDLMTDMMFESSQSHKPLIQALFDAKKTHGASTKIAEDIKRHPISYRQILKKSLILGAHIKSFSSRQKNIALLLPNINATIVSFFATQAAQCTPIMLNFSSGVKNILSACQTAKAKNLITSKAFIEQAELTEIVEALKKTGIMIHYLENIPEILTNWEKVKGLLSYYFSSIFLKLYKRRVKPDSSAIILFTSGSEGTPKGVVLSHKNLQANRYQLTAKIDFNKSDRIFNALPLFHSFGLTVGTLIPIFSGVPVFFYPSPLHFKIVPELVYDTNSTILLGTDTFLNGYAQHAHPYDFYNVRYIFAGAEKLKDDTRKLYIEKFGLRIFEGYGATETAPALSMNTPMENKIGSVGKLLPLIQSKLKPIEGIDQGGRLWVKGPNIMTGYMLFNEPGVLQPLKDHWYDTGDIVTIDEQGYVFILGRAKRFAKIAGEMISLTQIENELTNLWPNYLHAIINLPDEKKGERLVLVTNYPNAERNQIREHFKSIGLSELGIPKEIIIQDNIPLLGTGKINYVEIQDQLKRQN; from the coding sequence ATGTGGAATCTTTTTAGAACAAAACGATTTTTGCCTTTATTTATTGTCCAATTTTTAGAAGCACTTAATGATAATTTACTAAAATATGCATTTATTATCCTAATTACTTATACACTGAATTATGAAACATCCACTGTTAATGCTATCAATGCAATTGCTGGTGGTATTTTCATACTTCCTTACTTTATTCTTTCTGCTTTTTCAGGTCAGCTAGCTGACAAATATAATAAAGCAACACTAATTCGGTGGATCAAAGTATTTGAAATTGCTGCTATGAGCATCGGTGGGTTTGGTTTTTACTTTCAAAGTACGCCTATTTTATTATTTACCTTATTCTTATTAGGTACTCACTCTACTTTGTTTGGACCAATTAAGTACTCCATCTTACCGCAACATTTAAAAGATAAAGAATTAGTTGCAGGTAATGCATTAATTGAAGGGGGTACTTTTGTTGCGATTTTAACTGGTACTATGCTAGGTAGTCAGTTATTTCCACTTCATTTTGGCCCAGAAATTGTTACAACACTTGGAATTGTATTAGCTGTAATTGGCCTTATGACTGCCTTTAAAATTCCACCAGCCCTCCCAGCTGATAAAGAGATTCAATTAAACCCAAATATTTTTGCTTCAACTTATCAAATTATCAAACGAACTAAATCAAATCGCCGTGTATTTATGGCAATTTTAGGTATTTCTTGGTTTTGGTTGGTTGCAGCATGTTACATGACATTATTTCCTGCATTTGTTAAAGATATTTTAGGTGGAACGCCAACTGTTTTTAACTTTTTCATTATATTATTTTCAATTGGTATTGCAGTTGGTGCATTGATTAGTAATCGAATTCAGCGTGGAGAAATTAGTGCGCGCTATGTTCCTTTAGCTGCACTCTTAATGAGTTCATTTATGCTATTACTCTATTTTGCTAGCCATATTTATACCATAACGCATCCAAACTTAACGACAGATCATCTAAATTTAAGTGAATTCTTATCATCAGGTACTGCATGGTTTGTATTTTTAATGACCTTTTTCATTTCCATTACTGGCGGTATTTATACCGTACCTTTATATGCAATGATTCAGCATTTAAGTAATGAAAAAGAATGCTCACGTACCATTGCTGCAAACAATATTATAAACGCACTTTTTATGGTGATTATGTCTGTTTTTGTGGCAATCTGGATGCAAGTATTTCAAATGTCAATTGGAAGCATCTTTTTAATACTCGCAATCCTAAATTTCTTTGTCAGTATCTACATTTGTCGACTACTACCTGAAGATTTATTTAAATCCCTAGCAGAGCGATTATTAAAATTTTTCTATCGTGTTGAAGTTAAAGGTATTGATCATTATAAAGAAGTAGATGATCGGGCATTAATTATTGCTAATCATACTTCATTTTTAGATGCATTATTACTGGCTGTATTCTTACCACAAAAGCCTATTTTTGCTATTAACACTTTCATTGCTGAACGTTGGTGGGTGAAAATTTTCTTACCCCTAGTTGACGCTTACCCGATGGACCCAACAAACCCAATGAACCTTAAAGGTTTAATTAATGAAATTAAAAAAGGTAAGCATTGTGTTATATTTCCAGAAGGTCGCTTAACAATGACGGGCGCTTTGATGAAAGTTTATCAAGGTCCTGGTGTTGTAGCTGACAAAGCGCAAGCACCTATTTTGCCAATTCGAATTGATGGCGCAATGTATACACCATTTACACGCCTAAAAGGTAAAGTAAAAATACGCCTTTTCCCTAAGATTACTTTACATATTTTACCACCAAGAGAATTTAAACTAAGTGATCAATTATCCCTACGAGAAAAACGTAAAATTGCTAGTCAAGAGTTATATGACTTAATGACAGATATGATGTTTGAATCAAGTCAAAGTCATAAACCACTAATTCAAGCATTATTTGACGCTAAGAAAACACATGGGGCTAGTACTAAAATAGCTGAAGATATTAAGCGTCACCCAATTAGTTATCGTCAAATACTTAAAAAATCATTAATTCTTGGCGCGCATATTAAATCATTTAGTAGTAGGCAAAAAAATATTGCCCTACTACTACCAAATATAAATGCAACCATTGTCAGCTTTTTTGCAACGCAAGCTGCACAATGTACGCCAATTATGCTGAACTTTTCTAGTGGTGTTAAAAATATACTAAGTGCTTGTCAAACTGCAAAAGCAAAAAATTTAATCACATCAAAAGCATTTATTGAGCAAGCTGAGCTTACTGAAATAGTTGAAGCACTCAAAAAAACAGGCATAATGATTCATTATCTTGAAAATATACCTGAAATACTAACTAACTGGGAAAAAGTAAAAGGTTTATTAAGCTATTATTTTTCAAGTATCTTTTTAAAACTCTATAAACGTCGTGTTAAACCAGATTCAAGTGCTATTATACTTTTCACATCTGGTTCAGAAGGCACACCAAAAGGTGTTGTTTTAAGCCACAAGAATCTACAAGCTAATCGTTATCAGTTAACAGCTAAAATAGATTTTAATAAAAGTGATCGTATCTTTAATGCATTACCATTATTTCACTCATTTGGCTTAACTGTTGGTACACTTATACCTATTTTCTCTGGAGTTCCGGTCTTTTTCTACCCATCACCACTACATTTTAAAATTGTTCCTGAATTAGTCTATGATACCAATTCAACCATTCTATTAGGCACTGATACTTTCTTAAATGGTTATGCACAACATGCACACCCATATGATTTTTATAATGTGCGTTATATTTTTGCTGGCGCTGAAAAATTAAAAGATGATACACGTAAACTCTATATTGAAAAATTTGGCTTACGTATCTTTGAAGGCTATGGTGCAACAGAAACAGCACCTGCACTTTCAATGAACACGCCAATGGAAAATAAAATAGGCTCTGTTGGCAAATTATTGCCTTTAATTCAATCAAAACTTAAACCGATTGAGGGCATTGATCAAGGTGGTAGACTTTGGGTAAAAGGGCCAAATATTATGACAGGCTATATGCTTTTTAATGAACCCGGTGTTTTACAACCTCTAAAAGATCACTGGTATGATACAGGTGATATTGTCACTATCGATGAACAAGGCTATGTTTTTATACTTGGTCGAGCCAAACGGTTTGCTAAAATAGCCGGTGAAATGATTTCATTAACTCAAATTGAAAATGAACTGACGAATCTATGGCCTAATTATTTACATGCGATTATCAATCTCCCGGATGAGAAAAAAGGTGAACGCTTAGTGCTTGTAACAAATTACCCTAATGCCGAACGTAATCAAATTAGAGAGCATTTTAAATCTATAGGCTTAAGTGAATTAGGTATTCCAAAAGAAATTATTATTCAAGATAATATACCACTATTAGGTACTGGAAAAATTAATTATGTTGAGATTCAAGACCAGCTGAAGCGCCAAAACTAA
- a CDS encoding NAD-binding protein: protein MLLSLIKNDKIKLRYIPLFFSFLLVINGLMSILLGTYPYFRDVLSLPHAEFIAQFITMSTPLKFNVAVLIVFGYLLLLTGRGIYRRLRFFWALALLMLFILLSNSFMIHGCSNLLTWFYLIEMLALVACYQIFDQQTKLFTLSYSQFIVIVSFVLALLYGVIGSYMLKDEFNDLKSLTDALYFTIETFSTVGYGDITPVTQNAKLFVVSMIFVGLGAFATILTYVIGALSDRIQDLFKTLNKGKKYMKNHVIICGYNTLTQIIINQCQKNETPFLIVEDNTHDPLLQELDQFVVKGNASNEVILEKANIDKARSVILAYEKDADNILALLTVAELSKEKNINDVKVITRINQKSNIRKAKSLGAQFIISPLVMAASEMMQKAL, encoded by the coding sequence ATGCTGTTAAGTTTAATTAAAAATGACAAAATAAAACTTCGTTACATTCCTTTATTCTTTTCATTTTTATTAGTTATAAATGGCTTAATGTCAATTCTTTTAGGAACCTATCCTTATTTTAGAGATGTTTTATCATTACCGCATGCCGAATTTATTGCACAATTTATTACAATGAGTACACCGCTAAAGTTTAATGTGGCGGTTTTAATTGTATTTGGCTATTTATTGCTTTTAACCGGTAGAGGCATTTATAGAAGGCTACGCTTTTTTTGGGCATTAGCATTATTAATGCTATTTATACTTTTAAGCAATAGCTTTATGATTCATGGATGTAGTAATTTATTGACTTGGTTTTATTTAATTGAGATGCTAGCTTTAGTTGCTTGTTATCAAATCTTTGATCAGCAAACAAAGTTATTTACACTCAGTTATTCTCAATTTATTGTCATTGTGTCATTCGTATTAGCTTTATTGTATGGTGTAATTGGTAGCTATATGTTAAAGGATGAATTTAATGATTTAAAATCATTAACTGATGCACTTTATTTTACTATTGAAACATTTAGTACAGTTGGCTATGGTGATATAACGCCAGTAACACAAAATGCAAAATTATTTGTTGTGTCGATGATATTTGTTGGTTTGGGTGCTTTTGCAACGATTCTAACCTATGTAATTGGTGCTTTATCTGATCGTATTCAAGATTTATTTAAGACACTGAATAAAGGGAAAAAATATATGAAAAATCATGTTATTATTTGTGGTTATAATACATTAACACAAATTATTATTAATCAGTGTCAAAAAAATGAAACGCCATTTTTGATTGTTGAAGATAATACGCATGATCCTTTATTACAGGAGCTAGACCAATTTGTTGTAAAGGGAAATGCTTCCAATGAGGTCATATTAGAAAAAGCAAATATTGATAAAGCACGGTCAGTTATCTTAGCTTATGAAAAAGACGCAGATAATATTTTGGCATTGTTAACAGTGGCTGAATTATCAAAAGAAAAAAACATCAATGATGTTAAGGTAATTACACGTATTAACCAGAAGTCAAATATAAGAAAAGCAAAAAGCTTAGGTGCGCAGTTTATTATATCTCCTTTAGTTATGGCTGCATCAGAAATGATGCAAAAAGCATTGTGA
- a CDS encoding pyridoxal-phosphate dependent enzyme has translation MINDINWARNSLYKLSEDSQKNLETNLIKIDLPFTSKVKIYLKDESSNTTGSLKYRLAKSLFAHAVLQGKLTKNSTVIDASSGNTAISEAYFAKLLDLPYIAVMVKSTSKQKIDRIKKYKGRCYLIEKEQNDVAVAEALAEEITDGYFMNQFESAKQVFGISYSDNFGDEILDQMKSEDNPIPNWFICGVGTGGTAQSLTECILKNSISTKLCIVDSEFSAYYQGYLTNSKNFTTSQISRIEGIGRRQISPSFNSAFIDKMIKVPDAASIAAIHFIKEVLGLKVGGSTGTNIYSAFLLAYEMYCSSKEGSIVTLCCDSGDLYNDTYYNNHWVTKELVDFDFYYNQIKNFYKYGKWQSSKAVHKCVAE, from the coding sequence ATGATAAATGATATTAATTGGGCTAGAAATTCTTTATATAAACTTAGCGAAGATTCACAGAAAAATTTAGAAACAAATTTAATTAAAATTGATTTACCTTTTACCTCAAAAGTGAAAATTTATTTAAAAGATGAATCAAGTAATACAACAGGTAGTTTAAAATATCGTCTTGCTAAATCTCTTTTTGCTCATGCAGTTCTTCAAGGTAAGCTGACAAAAAACTCTACGGTTATAGATGCATCTTCTGGAAATACAGCAATATCTGAGGCTTATTTCGCAAAATTATTAGATTTACCATATATTGCTGTAATGGTTAAATCTACATCTAAACAAAAGATTGATCGAATTAAAAAGTACAAAGGAAGATGCTATTTAATTGAGAAAGAACAAAATGACGTTGCTGTTGCAGAAGCTCTTGCAGAAGAGATAACTGATGGCTATTTTATGAATCAATTTGAGTCAGCTAAACAAGTATTTGGTATTTCTTATTCAGATAATTTTGGTGATGAAATATTAGATCAGATGAAATCAGAAGATAATCCAATTCCAAATTGGTTTATTTGTGGAGTGGGTACAGGAGGAACCGCTCAATCATTAACCGAATGTATATTAAAAAATTCAATATCTACAAAACTTTGTATTGTAGATTCAGAGTTTTCTGCTTACTATCAAGGATATCTTACCAATTCTAAAAATTTTACTACAAGTCAAATTTCTAGAATTGAAGGAATTGGTAGGAGGCAAATTTCACCTTCTTTTAATTCGGCTTTTATAGATAAAATGATTAAAGTCCCAGATGCGGCGAGTATTGCTGCTATACATTTTATTAAAGAAGTTTTGGGCTTAAAAGTTGGTGGGTCCACTGGAACAAATATATATAGTGCATTTTTATTAGCGTATGAAATGTATTGCTCTAGTAAAGAAGGATCAATTGTAACGCTATGTTGTGATTCAGGTGATTTGTATAATGATACTTACTATAATAACCATTGGGTTACGAAAGAGTTAGTAGACTTCGACTTTTATTATAATCAAATTAAAAATTTTTATAAATATGGTAAATGGCAGTCAAGTAAGGCTGTTCATAAATGTGTGGCCGAATAA
- a CDS encoding MFS transporter, which translates to MKEKQQENPSSTPSQLPLLTLILLISIASVGSVLPSAALPAIAKHFNISLSYSELVITIFVLGYAISQLPYGALANRYGRKNSLYIGLIIALIGGIISSIFDNFTTVIIGRLIMALGCGAGLTLTFTMIGDVYQSTTARRVTAYATSSFAIMPGIGIFIGSQLTTYFNWQSNFIFLTLYTLLVLVLTYFLPETKPRHIPKASLKEILNRYRIELGKSNVYRYGLIWGLTVSIIYIMAATASIISIHEIGLSSTAFGIDYLVIMFGYFIGNLLTAKLNHRLKASYIMFLGTVIALISSFFLMLFPLFKTPDPYAFFIPSIIMFVGLPMIFSTAGALAVQNSDDKPTASSLTTFIAMTIGFIASTSVGFIHQELYFKVPLVMLIISILVLLVVLYEVIRELNSN; encoded by the coding sequence ATGAAAGAAAAACAACAAGAAAATCCATCTTCAACCCCAAGCCAGCTACCACTATTAACCTTAATTTTATTAATTTCAATTGCATCAGTTGGTAGTGTTTTACCTTCTGCAGCTTTACCTGCTATTGCTAAACATTTCAATATCAGCCTAAGTTACAGCGAATTAGTTATTACTATCTTTGTTTTAGGTTATGCTATCAGCCAACTCCCTTATGGTGCATTAGCCAATCGTTATGGTAGAAAAAATTCACTTTATATTGGCCTTATTATCGCATTAATAGGTGGTATTATTTCATCTATTTTTGATAATTTTACAACCGTTATTATTGGCAGATTGATTATGGCTTTAGGTTGTGGTGCAGGATTAACATTAACATTTACAATGATTGGTGATGTCTATCAAAGTACAACTGCAAGAAGAGTAACAGCTTATGCAACAAGCTCTTTTGCTATTATGCCAGGTATTGGTATTTTTATCGGTAGTCAATTAACGACTTATTTTAACTGGCAGAGTAATTTTATATTCTTAACTTTGTATACATTATTAGTCTTAGTCTTGACGTATTTTTTACCTGAGACAAAACCAAGACACATACCAAAAGCATCATTAAAAGAAATTCTAAATCGCTACCGTATCGAATTAGGTAAATCCAATGTTTATCGTTATGGCCTAATTTGGGGATTAACTGTATCAATTATTTATATTATGGCAGCAACGGCTTCTATTATAAGTATCCATGAGATAGGACTATCTAGTACTGCATTTGGTATTGATTATTTAGTCATTATGTTTGGCTATTTTATTGGCAACTTATTGACTGCTAAATTAAACCATCGCTTAAAAGCATCCTATATTATGTTTTTAGGTACAGTGATCGCTTTAATTAGCTCGTTTTTCTTAATGCTATTTCCTTTATTTAAAACACCTGACCCTTATGCATTTTTTATCCCATCAATTATTATGTTTGTTGGACTGCCAATGATTTTTTCAACCGCAGGTGCTTTAGCTGTTCAAAATTCAGATGATAAACCAACTGCATCTTCTTTAACGACATTTATCGCTATGACAATTGGATTTATTGCTTCAACCTCTGTTGGATTTATCCACCAGGAATTATATTTTAAAGTACCTTTAGTAATGCTAATCATTAGTATCTTAGTACTTTTAGTTGTGCTTTATGAAGTAATACGTGAATTAAATTCAAACTGA